A portion of the Granulosicoccus antarcticus IMCC3135 genome contains these proteins:
- a CDS encoding C4-dicarboxylate TRAP transporter substrate-binding protein, whose product MKKNTIPFSATLTLIAGLLSAGTIQAAEFEIRLGHVTSDKEPVQQAIEEFAANVEERSEGRVDIKIFANGLLGTNPEVYEQVRAGAPIITVSDPGYLSDFVADFGVLGGPYLMDDPMQFAKLEGTELYDNMKSRLRDEADIELLAMNWLFGSRHLIADKPVSNPEDIAGMTVRTPPNAMWVKTFEAMGARPTQLPWTEVYSGLSAGVVDAAEAPLPSIYGAKLHEVKKVISLTGHFKGFTGLVINADYFSNLPEDIQTILSEEALAAGKFMTSLMIESQEEWIAKLEAEGVTFNRDVNTAAFQKKTASVYKEFPAWSDGLYDNVRAILDN is encoded by the coding sequence ATGAAAAAAAACACAATCCCCTTTAGCGCAACTTTGACCCTAATCGCAGGACTACTGAGCGCAGGCACCATACAGGCTGCCGAATTTGAAATACGCCTGGGTCACGTCACATCCGACAAGGAGCCCGTACAGCAGGCTATTGAAGAGTTTGCCGCCAACGTCGAAGAGCGCAGTGAAGGTCGTGTCGATATCAAGATTTTCGCCAATGGCCTGTTGGGTACCAACCCCGAAGTCTATGAGCAGGTTCGCGCCGGTGCTCCCATCATCACGGTCTCCGACCCAGGCTACCTGAGTGACTTTGTCGCTGATTTCGGTGTGCTTGGCGGACCGTATCTGATGGATGATCCCATGCAGTTTGCCAAACTCGAAGGCACCGAACTGTATGACAACATGAAGTCACGCCTGCGAGACGAGGCCGATATCGAGTTGCTGGCAATGAACTGGCTGTTCGGCTCTCGTCATCTGATTGCGGACAAGCCCGTCAGCAACCCTGAGGACATTGCCGGCATGACAGTGCGTACACCGCCCAACGCCATGTGGGTCAAGACTTTCGAAGCCATGGGTGCACGCCCCACGCAACTACCATGGACAGAAGTGTATTCAGGACTGTCTGCAGGGGTTGTTGATGCAGCCGAGGCACCTCTGCCCTCAATCTACGGGGCCAAGCTCCACGAAGTCAAGAAGGTCATTTCTCTGACCGGACACTTCAAGGGCTTCACCGGACTCGTCATCAATGCCGACTATTTCAGTAACCTTCCTGAAGACATTCAGACCATTCTGAGTGAAGAGGCACTGGCTGCCGGCAAATTCATGACCAGTCTGATGATTGAATCTCAGGAAGAATGGATTGCCAAGCTTGAAGCCGAAGGCGTGACGTTCAACCGGGATGTGAATACTGCAGCATTTCAGAAAAAGACTGCATCCGTCTACAAGGAGTTTCCAGCCTGGTCTGACGGCCTCTACGACAACGTGCGCGCCATTCTGGACAACTAG
- a CDS encoding TRAP transporter small permease codes for MQRLIRVLLTLETTVAGVATAGVVLCVIWGVFTRYITAQPAVWTAELSGILFTWIVFLGATAAFHDDQHIRVSLLVDILPIRARRVIRVLVDLLMIAFLIYAAWLSYLMMLKGATRPSPILRIPFSLVYLAPLLGFGLMAFNALLRLVGLVPDINNSDAGSEGAL; via the coding sequence ATGCAACGTCTCATACGCGTATTACTTACCTTGGAAACCACAGTGGCAGGTGTCGCTACTGCCGGTGTTGTGCTATGCGTGATATGGGGGGTATTCACTCGCTACATTACGGCCCAACCGGCAGTCTGGACGGCGGAGCTCTCGGGCATTCTATTCACCTGGATAGTCTTCCTGGGCGCTACCGCCGCCTTTCATGATGATCAACATATCCGTGTCAGCCTGCTGGTTGATATTTTGCCCATCAGGGCACGACGGGTCATACGCGTTCTGGTAGATCTACTCATGATCGCCTTCCTCATCTACGCCGCCTGGCTCAGCTACCTCATGATGCTCAAAGGTGCAACACGTCCTTCACCCATCCTGCGTATTCCCTTTTCTCTGGTCTATCTGGCACCTCTGCTCGGTTTCGGACTAATGGCCTTCAACGCCCTACTTCGACTGGTCGGCCTGGTTCCCGATATCAACAACTCTGACGCCGGCTCGGAAGGTGCACTATGA